The sequence below is a genomic window from Anaerolineae bacterium.
CATTGTTGAATGTAAAATCAGGGGCAAAAACAGCCGTGAGTTTTGGGTGCTGCTTAATATGAGTCATCGGTACAAGGAAGGTGAGCCGGTTAGCGCCACCGTGGTAGCCCACGATATTACCGAGCGCAGGCAGATTGAGGCAGAAATCCGTAAACTCAACGTGGAACTTGAGCAGCGCGTGCTTCAACGCACGGCCCAACTTGAAGCGGCCAACAAAGAATTGGAAACCTTTGCCTACTCGGTTTCGCACGACCTGCGCGCGCCGCTGCGCAGCATTAACGGCTTTAGCCAGGCCCTATTGGATGAATACGCGGGCGTGTTGGGTGAAATGGGCCAAGATTACCTGCACCGGGTATTGGCCGCCAGCCGCCGGATGGGTCAGCTCATTGATGATTTGCTAAAATTATCGCGTTTGACGCGGGGGGAGTTGCATCGCCTGCCCGTTCAGCTCAGCGTTTTGGCTCAAGAAATTGTGGCGGATTTGCAACAGACGCAGCCCAAACGGGCGGTAGACTTTATTATCACCCCTGACATAGTGGTTAAGGGGGATGAGCAGCTGCTGCGGGCGGCGTTGGAGAATTTGCTGGGCAATGCCTGGAAGTTTTCCCGGCAGCGTTCTCGCGCCAAAATTGAATTTGGCCGAACAGAGATCAACGACGAGCCGGTTTATTTTATCCGCGACAACGGGGCCGGGTTTGATATGGCTTATGCCGATAAGTTATTTGGCGCTTTTCAACGCTTGCACCGGGACACAGAGTTTGAGGGGGTTGGCATTGGCCTGGCCACCGTGCAACGGATCATCCACCGCCACGGAGGGCGCATTTGGGCTGAAGCCGGGGTGGATAAAGGGGCGACGTTTTACTTTACGCTTTGATGGAATGATGATAAACTATACCGGTTTTAGAAACCCGCCCAACTTGGAGTAATTCATGAGGATACCCCTACGTGTCTTGATTGTTGAAGATTCAGAAGATGACGCCCTGCTGCTGGTACGCGAACTGCGTCATGGCGGCTATGATCCCACTTTTGAGCGGGTTGAGACAGCCCCGGATATGAACATGGCCCTGGCGCAACAGGCGTGGGACGTGGTTCTGGCGGATTTCAAAATACCCGGTTTTGGCGGCCTGGCCGCTTTGGCGTTATTGCAAAAGCGCGGGCTTGATTTACCCTTTATTATTGTTTCAGGCGCCATTGGCGAAGAAACGGCGGTAGAAGCGATGAAGGCCGGGGCGCACGACTACGTGATGAAGGACAACCTGGCCCGTCTGCTGCCTGCCGTGGAACGCGAATTGCGCGAGGCCATGGTCCGGCAGGAGCGCAGGCAGGCGCGGATAGCCCTGGAAACCCATGCCCGCCAACAAGCCGCCCTGTTCCACCTCAGTTCTGAGTTGGTGGCCACCCTGGACGAAACGGATATTTGTGATAAAGTGGTTGTTGGTTTGCATAAGACGTTGGGTTATGATCACGTGGGCATTTTGCTGGTAGACGAATCTACCGGCGAGCGCGTATTGCGGGCTTGCACGCCTGCTGCCAATATGTCGCTTGATTTACGCCTGCCGTCCGGCCAGGGCTTGAGCGAACGTCCCCTGTTGGATGGCCGGCCCCACTATACCCCTGATGTAACCAAAGAGCCGGATTATGTGCCGGCCTTCAACGGTTTGTCTGAGTTGGACCTACCCCTTAAGGTCGGCCCGAAGGTTTTGGGAGTGCTGGTTATTGAGAGTAGCCGGGTTGATGCTTTTAGTGAAGATGATTTTGCCGTGCTTACCGCCGCCGCCAATCAGGTGGCTGTGGCCCTGGCCCGGGCCAGGGAACACCAGGCAGTTAAAGCGGCTGAAATTCGTTACCAGAGTCTGTTTAGCCGGATGCCGGTGGGCCTTTATCGGACGGCCCCGGGGGGGCAATTTTTGGAGGTGAATCCGGCTCTGGTGGAGATGTTGGGCTATCCAAACCGGGAGGCTCTTCTAGCCATCAACGCTATTGATCTGTACGTTGATGTGACAGAACGCCATCGCTGGCAGTCCTTGTTGGAACAAGAAGGGGTGGTGCGAGATTTTGAGGTCCAGATGTACCGGCATGATGACGCCATCATCTGGGCGCGGAATACAGCCCGGGCCGGGCGAGACCAGGAAGGGAGCCAGATACTTTATTACGAAGGTAGCCTGGAAGACATCACCGCCCACAAACAGGCCCAAGAAGCGTTGCGCAAAAGCGAAGAACGGTATCGTCGTTTGATTGAAACTTCTCCTGATGCCATTACCCTGACCGACTTACAGGGTAATTTGCTGATGACGAATCAACAAAACGCCAGCATGCTTGGTTACGCAAATGTGGAAGAACTCCTGGCCAGTCAAAAGGATGCCTTTGATTTTATCGCTCCTCTAGACCGGCAGCGCGCAAAGCAAAACCTGGAAAAAACATTGGAGAGCGGGAGCGTGAGAAATGTTGAATACACCATGCTCAGAAAAGACAATTCCACTGCCCTGGTAGAACTGAGCGCATCGTTGATTAAAAATGCCACCGGAGCGCCGGAAGCCTTTATTGGCATTGTCAGAGACATTGCCGAACGCAAGCGGGCCGAGGAAGAACGTCGCCGCTTGAGCGCGGCCATTGAGCAGACGGCCGAGAGCGTGATTATCACCGATACCGAGGGGGTGATTGTTTACGTTAATCCCGCCTTTGAGCGCGTCGGCGGCCATAACCGGGCCGAAGTGATGGGGCAGCATAGCCGTATTCTCAAAAGCGGCCAACACGATGACGCCTTTTACCGGGAGATGTGGGCCGTAATTAGCGGGGGGGCAGTGTGGCAAGGGCGGATTGTCAACAAGAGAAAGGATGGCAGTTTTTACACCGACGAGGTGACCATCACCCCGGTGCGCAACGAAAGCGGCGAGATTGTCAACTACGTTTCCGTGCAGCGCGATGTGAGCCGCGAGTTAGAACTGGAAGAACAGGTCCGGCGGTCGCAACGAATGGAAG
It includes:
- a CDS encoding PAS domain S-box protein, with the translated sequence MRIPLRVLIVEDSEDDALLLVRELRHGGYDPTFERVETAPDMNMALAQQAWDVVLADFKIPGFGGLAALALLQKRGLDLPFIIVSGAIGEETAVEAMKAGAHDYVMKDNLARLLPAVERELREAMVRQERRQARIALETHARQQAALFHLSSELVATLDETDICDKVVVGLHKTLGYDHVGILLVDESTGERVLRACTPAANMSLDLRLPSGQGLSERPLLDGRPHYTPDVTKEPDYVPAFNGLSELDLPLKVGPKVLGVLVIESSRVDAFSEDDFAVLTAAANQVAVALARAREHQAVKAAEIRYQSLFSRMPVGLYRTAPGGQFLEVNPALVEMLGYPNREALLAINAIDLYVDVTERHRWQSLLEQEGVVRDFEVQMYRHDDAIIWARNTARAGRDQEGSQILYYEGSLEDITAHKQAQEALRKSEERYRRLIETSPDAITLTDLQGNLLMTNQQNASMLGYANVEELLASQKDAFDFIAPLDRQRAKQNLEKTLESGSVRNVEYTMLRKDNSTALVELSASLIKNATGAPEAFIGIVRDIAERKRAEEERRRLSAAIEQTAESVIITDTEGVIVYVNPAFERVGGHNRAEVMGQHSRILKSGQHDDAFYREMWAVISGGAVWQGRIVNKRKDGSFYTDEVTITPVRNESGEIVNYVSVQRDVSRELELEEQVRRSQRMEAVGQLTAGIAHDFNNLLTAINGFAELLQYRLPVDSPSYDMAGKILHSGQHAADLVSQLLAFSRKQLIQPKVLSLNEVVMDIVDKMLKRVIGETIELALFLEPALWPVKIDPAQMEQVIVNLAVNARDAMPGGGKLTIETANVVLDDAYVAGHLGAEPGEHVRLCVSDTGCGMSKEVQAHIFEPFFTTKEVNEGTGLGLATVFGIVKQSQGNIWAYSEEGVGSTFKIYLPRATQATDTALRLAETDDLPRGAETILVVEDEAMVRELAVRVLGWQGYTILQAANGREALSLAQKYNGEIHLLLTDMVMPQLGGQLLANQIKTICPDIKILFTSGYTSQAMVTHEMLFAGAEFIQKPFSPRELAHKVREVLDGADWEIGSRK